One genomic segment of Canis lupus baileyi chromosome 9, mCanLup2.hap1, whole genome shotgun sequence includes these proteins:
- the LOC140639486 gene encoding uncharacterized protein, with protein MTAFPRLKDCHEEPGSFASQVIQLLGRERREARTVKCVKKREQLGPERAFEHTHWPRPPSCPQSHIELKQQWEQLRFRRQESPWQRDSSCRQTPLQFTRSFSSLRQLPTQGEQKRSRVAFALDARSLAGGDRTGDRGGGNKAVRASRASQVGGQAHSKQLDFRHQLVPIAQPSCPTASLIIGLFDAPHRLTTSQPRVWGRCSPLAQVLFVAGAIGAGGAEMRPSPRGEAGAPRDATNQIRRRRSLRSPPSANTPLLLPQREEFPSSPGRPLASNFLGISHPVPFE; from the exons ATGACTGCCTTCCCCCGTTTGAAGGACTGCCATGAAGAGCCCGGTTCCTTTGCCAGTCAAGTCATACAA CTACTTGGAAGAGAACGGCGAGAGGCCCGGACTGTGAAATGCGTGAAGAAGCGAGAGCAGCTGGGCCCGGAACGAGCATTTGAACACACCCACTGGCCACGCCCTCCCAGCTGCCCGCAGAGCCACATCGAATTGAAACAGCAGTGGGAGCAGTTAAGATTCCGACGGCAGGAGTCGCCATGGCAACGGGATTCATCTTGCAGACAAACTCCGCTTCAATTCACTCGGTCCTTCTCCAGTCTCAGGCAACTACCAACTCAAGGAGAGCAAAAACGGTCACGGGTAGCATTTGCTCTTGACGCTCGCTCTCTGGCGGGTGGAGATCGGACGGGGGACCGAGGCGGAGGAAATAAAGC AGTTCGGGCCTCGCGCGCGTCTCAAGTAGGAGGGCAAGCCCACTCCAAGCAGTTGGATTTTCGACACCAGCTGGTTCCTATTGCCCAGCCCTCCTGCCCCACAGCGAGCCTCATCATTGGATTATTCGACGCCCCGCACCGCCTCACCACCTCCCAGCCCAGGGTTTGGGGCAGATGCTCCCCCCTCGCTCAGGTGCTCTTTGTGGCGGGCGCGATCGGAGCCGGGGGAGCCGAGATGCGCCCTTCCCCGCGGGGAGAGGCGGGAGCGCCCCGCGACGCCACGAACCAGATCCGCAGGCGGCGCAGCCTCCGCTCCCCGCCGTCCGCCAACACCCCCCTGCTCCTTCCGCAGCGCGAGGAGTTTCCCTCCTCTCCAGGGAGACCTTTGGCTTCCAACTTTTTGGGAATTAGTCACCCCGTCCCTTTCGAATAA